The following nucleotide sequence is from Alphaproteobacteria bacterium.
GAGGCCGTCCTGCGCGCCGACGGGTATTACGCGAGCCGGATCGACTTCTCGATCCGCGAGGACAGACAACCCGTCGACGTCATTTTCCGGATCGAGCCCGGGCCGGTCTACCGGCTCGAGGATTACACGGTCGCCTTTTCGCCGCCGCTCGCCGAGGACATCCAGGCCACCCTCGATCTGGACACGGTCATCCCCGCTCTCGACACGCCCGCCCGGGCCGCCCCCATCGCCGACGCGCGCCGCCGGTTACCGCGCCGCCTGGCCGGAAAAGGCTACCCGTTCGCCGAAATCACGGACCACAAGGTCGTTGTCGACCACACGCAGGAAGCCATGTCGGTCGAGGTCGAGGTTTCGACGGGAGCGCGCGCGCGTTTCGGGCCCCTGACGATCACCGGCCTGGCCGATGTCTCGGAAGACTATATCCGCCGTCTCACCCCCTGGCAGGCGGGTGACATCTATGACCAGGACAAAGTGGACAATTTCCGCCAGACCCTGGCCGAGACGAACCTCTTTCAGGGTGTGAGCATCGAGGCGGCAGAGGCGCTATCGGCCGATGGCATGCTGCCCTTGCAAATGCGGGTCGTGGAGCGCGCGCGGCGCTCGGTCGGTTTCGGCGCCAAATTCTCGACCGATGTCGGGGCCAGCGTCAGCGCCTCCTGGAAACACCGCAACCTTTTTGGTGCGGCCGAGAGAAGCACGGCGGCGGCCGAGATCGGCGAAATTACGCAAAGCCTGTCGCTCGATTTCACCAAACCCCATTTCCGGATGCAGGGGCAGGACCTGTTTGCCAGTCTGGCGCTCAACCGGGAAGATGACGACGCTTTCGACGAGAGAAGCCTGGCCGCCGCCATCGGACTCGATCGGGCGCTTGCCTGGGGCTGGCGCCTGCGCGCGGGACCGACTTTCGAAATTCTGGAACTGACCGACACAGCGGGCGAGAAAGAGACCTTCCTGACCGGGTTTCCACTTTCTTTCAGCCGAGACGACACCGACAATCTTCTCGACCCTACGCAGGGCAACCGCCTCGGGTTCCGGGTGTCCCCGTTTTTTGGCACACTCGACGAGACGACATCCTTTCTCGTGACCGAAGCCAACGGGTCGCACTATCTGTCGCTGGACCCGGAAGATGGCGTGGTGCTTGCCAGCCGCCTGCGTCTCGGAACCATTGTCGGCGAAAGCCGGGCCGCAGTGCCGGCCAACAAGCGTTTTTACGCGGGCGGCGGCGGTTCGGTGCGCGGGTTCGAGTTTCGCCGGGTCGGCCCGCTTGATGCGACCAACGACCCGCTGGGCGGCCGCTCAGTCATCGAGCTGGGGCTGGAGACACGGATCCGCATTACCGAATCCATCGGTGCCGTGCCGTTTCTCGATGGCGGCAATGTTTTTCGGGACCCGATCCCGGACGATCCGGCGAGGTTACGCTGGGCAGCCGGTCTGGGCCTGCGCTATTTCACGCCGTTCGGGCCGCTGCGCTTCGACCTCGCCTTTCCCATCGACCGGCGGGACGGGGTGGACGACCTCTTCCAGTTCTATCTGAGCGTCGGGCAATCCTTTTGAGACGTCTTGAAGCAGCCGGAATATGAAGCTGATACGAAGAAGCCTGATCGTGATCGCGGGGATGCTGTTCCTCGCAGCCGGGACACTCGTTGCCGCGCTCGAAACGCGGGTCGGCGGGGAAATCACTGTCTCGGTCCTCGGGCAGATGCTCAGCGCGCCGAACCGCCGGGTCAGCCTCTCGGGATTCGAAGGCAGGCTGCGGGACTCTTTCAGGATCGGCCGCGCGACAATCGCCGACGACGCGGGGCAGTGGGTCGAAATGACCAGCCTTCGAGTCGACTGGTCTCCGGCCTCGCTCCTGCGGGGCCAGGCGCGGATTCACCAGCTGTCCGCCGGGCACATAAAGATCAGCCGCCCGGAAAGGACGGTATCCGAGCCGGGCTGGCCCGATCCGGCGGATTTCATGTTGCCGGTGGATCTCAGCCTCGCGCGCCTCGATCTCGCGCTGATCGAGTTCGGCCCCGCCTTTACCGGAAGGACGGCGCGGATGAGCGCCCGCGGATCGTTGAAGGCCGACCTGGAAGGAGAAATTGTCTCGCGCCTGACCGTCGCCTCGCTGGAGAGCCCTGAAGATCGGATCGTCGTGGCCGCAACCTATCGCCGGCGGGACGATTTTCTCGACCTGTCGGCGCGGCTGACATGGACTCGCGAAAGCATCTTCGGTGTGCTGACGGGGCTGGACCGGCTGGGTAGCCCCGATCTGCGGCTTGCCGGGGCGGGACAGCTTGCCGATTGGCGAGGTCATCTCACCGGACACCTCAACGGCGCCTCCTTGATCGAGGCGGAGATTGCGATCGCGCGGGCGGCGGACATCTCCCTCACCGCCCGGGGCACGCTCCATGCGGAACAGATGATGCCGCCCCTGCTGCGCGCGTCTTTCGCCGATCCCCTCGATTTCTCCCTCACCGGCACCTGGCTTCCGGCAAGGGACCGCGCGCGGCTGGACACGCTGACGCTCACTCTTCCGAAAATCCGGCTCGCCGCTTCGGGCGAGTTCGATTTCGCGACCAGCGAGATCAGGGGAGAAGCACAACTTGCGTCGGATGACGTGAGCAAACTGACCTTCTGGCCGGCCTCCCTTGCGGGCCGTTCCGTCTCGCTGACGGCACTTGTCGGCGGCCGGCTGACAGCCCCGCGCGTTACCCTGACCGCGACCCTGGCCGAGCCGGCCGCGACCGGGCTCACCGCCGACGCGCTCGATGTCTCCCTCGACCTGCGGCCGCGAGGAGGCGCGGAGGCGGCTTTTTCGGGCGAGGTCCGGCTGCGCGGTTTGGCCGGCCCGGACAGCCCATGGCAGACTCTCGCAGGCCCGGCGCCGCGTCTCGATTTCAACGGACAAGCCGACTGGCGCGAGCGCCGCCTCGTCCTCGAGCGACTGCATCTTTCCGCCGCCGGCGGCGAAGCGGTGGGTGACGGAGCGCTTCACCAGCAAGGTGACGGCGCCAGCGGCCGTCTGCGTATGACTGTCAGCAACCATGCGATGGGAACGGGCGCGCTCGGGCGTATTCTGGGACCCGACATCGAGGCGGCGGCGACGTTCCGGTTTGATCCGGCCAGGGAGCTTGTTTTCGACGAGCTCACGCTCGACGCCCGGCATGTGCGACTCGGCGCCAATGGGCGATGGCACGATGATTTCGGGAAGATCGAGGCGCGCTACACAATTTCACTGCCCGATCTGGCGCCCCTGTCGGAGGCCGCCGGCATCGCGCTGCGAGGGCAGGTGACGGGCGAAGGCTCGATCGCGGGAGATCTGGACGGGCCGGGCGCGGACCTGGTGCTCGAGCTTGGCGAACTCTCGATCGGGCCCGAGGATATTGGTGAAACCCGCATCAGTCTCCAAACCCCCGCGCTCACTCGCTTGATGGCGGGCCGGGTCTCGGTGACGAGTGTCCTTCGTGGCGCCACCGTCACGGGTGGCGCGACCCTGGCGCGGGCCGACAGCGCGGTACGGCTTACCGACGCCAGGATCGTCATGCCGGGCGCAACCCTTTCAGGCGACGCTGCGGTTTCGCCCGACGGGCGACCGGTCGCGGTCAATCTGCACGCCGACGCCACGGATCTTTCCTCGCTGGCACGCTGGCTGGACTTGCCGGATATCAGTGGCGCGGCCAGGGTCAGCCTCACCCTGGATGGCGACAATGGAGGCAATGGCGACAATGGCGAAGAGGCGCGGCTTCAGGTTTCGTCGGACGGGCTTCGGGCCGGCGGCGCGGGCGGGCTCGATCCCGTCACGCTGGCGGGGACCATTCGGGCGCGCCGGCCCTTCGATCAAGGGTCTTTCGAGGTGACGCTGGGCGGACGTCCGGCACTGGAGACGCGGATTTCTGTGGCGGGCGGGTATTCGCGGCGCGCTGCGGGCATCGCGCTCGAGATCGACAGACTCTCGGGCCGGCTGGGAGGTGAAATCATCGAGACCCGCGCGCCTTTCGTCCTTGCCCTCGAGGAAGGCACAGCCCGGATGACGCCCCTCGAGGCGGATCTCGGCGACGGGCGGATTTCGATTACGGCCAGGCTCGGCCCCGGCACCCTGTCGCTCGACGCGACGGCCAAGCGCCTGCCCCTGGCCGCAATCACCCGCTTTCGCCCCGCGATCGGCGTGGCCGGCGCGGCCGATCTTTCCCTCTCCCTGGCAGGCACGCCCGACGAGCCGACCGGCACGCTGGAGGTAACTGCACCCGCCCTGTCGCTGGCTGGGGTTCGCGGGTTCGAGGGCACATCCTTTTCCCTCGAGTCGCGGGGAACCCTTCGGGCGGGGCGCCTCGACATGACTCTCGCCGCCGGCCAGTCGGATACCGGCGGGGAAATCCTTACCGCGACAGCGAGTCTGCCGGTATCGACTTCACTTCAGCCATGGAACGTGACTATCGAACGTGACACGGCGATCCGGGGCAATGCCCGGATTGATCTGCCGCTCGAGCTTGCGGGGCGCGTAATGGCGCTGGACCTGCACCGCCTCGCCGGTCGGCTCGCAGGCGAAGCCGGCCTGTCCGGCACCCTCGACGATCCGGAAATAACCGGCCGGCTGGTCAGCACGGACGCACAATACGAATATCTCGCCTCCGGCACTCTGGTGACCCGGATCGAAACCGAAATCGTCTTTCAGGAGGATACCGCCCGAATCAGCGGGACAGCCAGGGACGGGAACGCCGGCCGGCTGACCATCGGGGGCCGGCTGGAATTTGACCGCGCCCCGCGCGCCGCGCTCGAGTTTAGTTTCACCGATGCAACCCTGGTGCGCCAGGACCTGCTGACAGCGACGGCGGATGGTTCGGTGCGGGTGAGCGGCCGGCTGGAGGCGCTCGCAATTTCAGGCGAAATCCGAACCCAAGAAGTGGAGGCCCGCCTCGTCAGCGATCTGCCGGCCGATATCATCCGGCTTAACGTGGTCGAGATCGGCGGTGGCGCGGGAGTGGGTGCCGAGGATGCGCCGGCTCCTTCCGGACCGGCGCCCCAGACTGCGGAACTTGTTGCAATCTCATCGCTTGACCTCACCCTCGACGTACCCAACCGGCTTTTCGTGCGCGGCCGGGGCCTCGATTCCGAATGGGGCGGGCGCGTTTATATCGCCGGCACACCCGGCGAGCCGGAATTCCGCGGTCAGCTCGAAATTATCCGAGGCCGTTTCACCTTCGCGGGCAAGGTTTTCCAGATCGGCCAGGGGACGATCAGCCTTGCGACGCGCGATGAAGAGATCATGCCATCGCTTGACGTCGAGGCGATTTATGCCGAAGGGGATTTCCGCGCCACCATCGGCATAACGGGCGAGGCAGATAATCCGCAATTCGATATTTCGGCCCAGCCCGTCATGCCGCGCGATGAAATTTTCTCCCAGATCCTGTTCGGGCGGGGGACGGCCCGGCTGACGCCGATCGAAATGGCGCAGGTCGCCGAGGCTGCCCTTCTCCTTTCGGGGAAGACGGCCGGGACCGGCGATTTCCTCGGCCGGATCCGCGATGCGCTCAATGTGGATGTCCTCAGCGTGGGCGCTGGCGGCAATGGCGGCGGGCCCAGTGTGAAGGCGGGGAAATACATCAGCGACGGCGTCTATCTCGGTGTCGATCAGGGCGCCTCGCCGAACAGTACGGCGGCGACGATTGAGGTGGAGATAACACCCAACATCACGGTCGAGAGCGAAACCACCGGCAGCGGCCGCAGCGGTGTCGGGGTCGAGTGGGAATTCGACTACTGATCCGGCAGCCCGCGAGCGCCGGCTCTCTTTCCGGCACGGGGCGGCTGGCCAGGCGGGGGCGAAACTGTATGATGGCGGGAATCACCGGGTCCGGACGGCCGGGCCACGCAACGCGATCACAGCAAAGGGGGGTAGCCCGATGAGCGCCTATTTCATCATGATGCACGAAGTCGCCGACGTGGAACGCTACAAGAGCGAGTACATCCCGGCCGCCATCGAGTTCCTTGAAAAGCACAAGGGCGAGCTGGTGGCGACTGATCTTGCGGCCGAAGCGGTTCAGGGGAACCCGCCCAACGCCGTTGTGGTGCTGCGCTTCCCGTCAAAGGAGGCGGTCCATGATTTCCTCAATGACCCCGGCTATCAGGCGGCCAAGGCCGTGCGCATGGAACTTTCGCGCAACGCCAACGCGGTGATCATACCCGGGCCCTGAGGTCCGGGCCATTTCCCGCCCCGGGGCCGCGGCTATCGGGAGGCCAACGAGGGCAGCAGGTCCTGACCCCCTTGGCCTCCCTGGCCCCCTTGGCCTCGCTCAGGATCCCCCGGCTTCCAGCTCGGCCAGGCTGACGGATTCCTGATCGACATTCGGGGGGTTGATCGCGCAGCCGGCGCCGACGTTGAACATCGTTGCATGGCGGCGCTGCCAATCACTCGCCACTCCCCAGGCGCTGAACATATAGATGGCGGGCCGCCCGGTTGCCGGATTTACCCAGCCATCCTGGGACTCGTACGCCTTGCTTGCGAAGTGGAGCCATTTCCAGAACTCGCCCTTCTTGTCATATCCCTCGCCGTAGTAAGGGCGCCAGTTGTTCGCATCGAACCAGTTGGTTCGCTTCGAGTACGGGTGAAATTCGGGCGGAATCGCCTCCGTAAGATATACTTCCCGAACTTCATATACGTCCTTCGGATTCCAATGGGGCGCTGTCTCCCACTGCAGCCGCGGGAACTGCGCGTCCAGGCCTTCGGCACCGGGTCGCCAGGCCCACCGGTCGTTCAGGTCCGGCAGATGTCCCTGGCTATTGGCCGGGGCCAGAACGAATTTCTTGCCCAGGAGCTTGTAGCGCGAATACCAGGCGGGATGGGCATTCCAGGTTTCCACGTCGTCCTGAAGCAGATCCGTGCTGCCGATCGGATCGATCCACGCTCCGCCTGAAAGGCGGCGAACGCGGCGTACGGTGCGAATATACGCCCACGTGTCTTCCAGCCTGGGGCCATTGTAATGAATGGCGTAGAACCCCAGCCCCTTGATGTCGTGCGGGGCAGTCGCCTGAAAGATGCTCCTGTGAAAAACCTCCCCGTCCCCCATGACCGGCGGGCCGCCGGTCACGCGGCCTGTCATGTAATACCGGTTGAAACGCCATTCCTGTATGCGGTTGACCCCGGACTCACCATCGATCAGCACGTAGGTGAAGGGGCATATGAAATGATCACCACGCGGCTGCGCATACTGGTAGTTGTAGATGACCTTGACCGGCGCAAGGGGATCGTTCATGTCCACGTCGGGAAACGGGATCCCCGCCTTGTAGCCGCTCATCTCGTAAGTTTCCGGATCGAGGCTGACAGCGCCGGAATATTTCGCCGTCGCTTCCAGAATCCTCGGATCGTACGGTAGACCTCCGGGTTCCGATTTCTTGACCGTTATCTTCAGACCATGGTCTTTGATCTGCCATGCCAGCCGCTCCGGAATCAGGTCCGCGACCTTGTGGCCCTCGAAGGTCCTCTCCCTGAGGGAGTCGAAATTCTCGGCGCTTATGACCGTGAATTCCTCAAGTTCCCCGCCCGCCTCATTCGCGCCCGCCGCGTTCAGGTTGGCGGTCAACGCGAACGAGATGAGGAGAGACCCTACCAGCAAGAGTGGTTTTGGTGTTGTGCCCTCGTACATAACAGCTCCCTTCCCTATCTGTTTTGCCTGCGGCGGATTGGCCCGCCGTTATTTTTTCGGATCCCGTGTCCCGGGCCACGGCAGTGATGGATCATAAAAGCCCAGTTTTCCTGCCGGCCTGGAAGTCGTTGGAGAAAATCCGATCAGCCTGGAAACTCCGCCTTTCCGACAGGCGATGCAGCCAGTCCCTGACATGTGCGTATGGGCGAAGATCGAAATCCATGAGCGGCGAAAGGACGACATGACAGGCGAGAGCGATATCCGCGGCCGAGAATTCGCCCGCGATAAAGGGATTCTCGGTTAATTCGCGCTCCAGCATCTCCATCCTGTACGCGTACTTTTGCCGCGCTGCTTTCTGCGCTTCAGGACTGTCTTTTGTGCCAACGATGACGGTCGGAAAGGCGGTTGGATCAGTCGCAGCCTCTGTCGCATTCAGATAAAAGAGGTTGATCATGTCCGAGTTGTAATCTTCTGCCTCCCAACTGAGCCATTGCTGGACCAGCGCCTTTTCCCTGGGATCCTCCGGAAATATTTTTCCCCGTGTGTCGCCGAGATACCGGAGAATCGCGACCGAGTCCCAAAGGACGAAGCCATCGTCGTCAATCGCCGGGACAAGCCCATTTGGATTTATGGTTTTCCTGTACCACGAGTCCTTGGGCCGCAGATCTTTCTCTCTATCAAGATCAACCCGTTCGCGCTGTTCGCCCAGTTCCGACAGCGCGATTTCGATTTTCGCTGCGTTTCTGGCGCCGCCGACCGGATCGGTCTCGGCCGGGACGTAATAGAGCTTCAACATTTCTCGGTATCCCTCAGCAACCAGCATCTCTCCCGTGACATCAGTCTATGCCGGATGATTTGGGCCGGTTGTCGTAGAACGACCTCTTGCTTATGAAGCGCCGTGGGTCCCCGGCCTCGGGGAGCGTGACCGTGCGCCATTTCGAAACGGGGTCATCGACCTCACACATGGCGAGCGCCGCATTCGCCAGCTTCTCGTACCGGGCGGGAATTTCGTCGAGCCTGTACTGGTTGAGGAACTGAATTATCTCCTCGAGCCGGGGCATCATGGCCGCATGAAAACTCTCCAGCTCCTCGAACGTGCTGTTGAGGCGCTTGCGCATGCGGTCTTCCGTAGTCGGCAGGCCCCATTCCTCGACGAACGGTGCAAGATCTGAAAAATCCGGGTCGCCCGTTCTTTTGGCAGATTGCCGTTTCATTCGGTTGCCCCCGTGCCCGGTGCCGCGCCGGTCAAGCCGGAGCGCTGCTTGTAGCTCTCCACCGCCTCGAAAACACGGTTCTGGAACCCGCGGACCGAGGTTTCGACCGCCGAAAGGATCTGGCCGTCCACGGCGCCCGAAAGATAGGTGCGCTGCATGCCCTCGACGGTGCTTACGTCCTCGGTCGTGATGTTTCGCAGGGTCAGATAGGCCTGCTCCCATGAAAACCTTTCACCGAAATTTTCCGGTGGCTTGGAGCAGAACCACCAGTCCCACTCCCAGGCGGTTTCATGAGCGGATAAAGGCCAGACCCGCTGGATCCACATATGGTCGCGCTGCGGGAATATGACCGTGTTGGGAAAGAGAGACCAATCGTCGAAGATCCAGTCGGAACGACCCTTGCGATTGAGTGCGCCAGGATACTTGTCGGCCGCCACTTTGTGACTGCTGGCCTTGTCTTTATCCGTGTATGGCGCGTCCTTGCCGTATTTCACCGCCAGTTCGGCGACGGGGGTTTGCTTGATGCGGCCCGCCTCATCAGAGGGCATGCACCATTCCAGCTTCCCGCCAACGCCAAGACTGTTCGGGAAAGCCAGGGTTTGCATGTCGCCCGGCGAAAATACCCCCGTAATGGTCGGGCGGTGCAGGGAGTTCACGTGATAGCCTTCGATCTGGTTATCGACCAGAATTTTCCAGTTGCACTTGAAGATCTCTTTGTACCCGGCGCGCCAGTACCAGGTTTCGTTCGCGAAATATTCCCGCAGGGCGGCCGGCAACGGTTCCAGCCATTCATCCAGCGAGTATTCGGGGGACGGGTTGAAATTGAT
It contains:
- a CDS encoding autotransporter assembly complex family protein; translation: MIRFAEARWAIVTFCISLVTSLALLAIAPGWAPGWAAGWAAGPAGAEPAGTSDALTYRMTIEGITDEALLERLRETSRLVAFQDTPPLTSGGLRRRAREDQELFEAVLRADGYYASRIDFSIREDRQPVDVIFRIEPGPVYRLEDYTVAFSPPLAEDIQATLDLDTVIPALDTPARAAPIADARRRLPRRLAGKGYPFAEITDHKVVVDHTQEAMSVEVEVSTGARARFGPLTITGLADVSEDYIRRLTPWQAGDIYDQDKVDNFRQTLAETNLFQGVSIEAAEALSADGMLPLQMRVVERARRSVGFGAKFSTDVGASVSASWKHRNLFGAAERSTAAAEIGEITQSLSLDFTKPHFRMQGQDLFASLALNREDDDAFDERSLAAAIGLDRALAWGWRLRAGPTFEILELTDTAGEKETFLTGFPLSFSRDDTDNLLDPTQGNRLGFRVSPFFGTLDETTSFLVTEANGSHYLSLDPEDGVVLASRLRLGTIVGESRAAVPANKRFYAGGGGSVRGFEFRRVGPLDATNDPLGGRSVIELGLETRIRITESIGAVPFLDGGNVFRDPIPDDPARLRWAAGLGLRYFTPFGPLRFDLAFPIDRRDGVDDLFQFYLSVGQSF
- a CDS encoding translocation/assembly module TamB domain-containing protein gives rise to the protein MKLIRRSLIVIAGMLFLAAGTLVAALETRVGGEITVSVLGQMLSAPNRRVSLSGFEGRLRDSFRIGRATIADDAGQWVEMTSLRVDWSPASLLRGQARIHQLSAGHIKISRPERTVSEPGWPDPADFMLPVDLSLARLDLALIEFGPAFTGRTARMSARGSLKADLEGEIVSRLTVASLESPEDRIVVAATYRRRDDFLDLSARLTWTRESIFGVLTGLDRLGSPDLRLAGAGQLADWRGHLTGHLNGASLIEAEIAIARAADISLTARGTLHAEQMMPPLLRASFADPLDFSLTGTWLPARDRARLDTLTLTLPKIRLAASGEFDFATSEIRGEAQLASDDVSKLTFWPASLAGRSVSLTALVGGRLTAPRVTLTATLAEPAATGLTADALDVSLDLRPRGGAEAAFSGEVRLRGLAGPDSPWQTLAGPAPRLDFNGQADWRERRLVLERLHLSAAGGEAVGDGALHQQGDGASGRLRMTVSNHAMGTGALGRILGPDIEAAATFRFDPARELVFDELTLDARHVRLGANGRWHDDFGKIEARYTISLPDLAPLSEAAGIALRGQVTGEGSIAGDLDGPGADLVLELGELSIGPEDIGETRISLQTPALTRLMAGRVSVTSVLRGATVTGGATLARADSAVRLTDARIVMPGATLSGDAAVSPDGRPVAVNLHADATDLSSLARWLDLPDISGAARVSLTLDGDNGGNGDNGEEARLQVSSDGLRAGGAGGLDPVTLAGTIRARRPFDQGSFEVTLGGRPALETRISVAGGYSRRAAGIALEIDRLSGRLGGEIIETRAPFVLALEEGTARMTPLEADLGDGRISITARLGPGTLSLDATAKRLPLAAITRFRPAIGVAGAADLSLSLAGTPDEPTGTLEVTAPALSLAGVRGFEGTSFSLESRGTLRAGRLDMTLAAGQSDTGGEILTATASLPVSTSLQPWNVTIERDTAIRGNARIDLPLELAGRVMALDLHRLAGRLAGEAGLSGTLDDPEITGRLVSTDAQYEYLASGTLVTRIETEIVFQEDTARISGTARDGNAGRLTIGGRLEFDRAPRAALEFSFTDATLVRQDLLTATADGSVRVSGRLEALAISGEIRTQEVEARLVSDLPADIIRLNVVEIGGGAGVGAEDAPAPSGPAPQTAELVAISSLDLTLDVPNRLFVRGRGLDSEWGGRVYIAGTPGEPEFRGQLEIIRGRFTFAGKVFQIGQGTISLATRDEEIMPSLDVEAIYAEGDFRATIGITGEADNPQFDISAQPVMPRDEIFSQILFGRGTARLTPIEMAQVAEAALLLSGKTAGTGDFLGRIRDALNVDVLSVGAGGNGGGPSVKAGKYISDGVYLGVDQGASPNSTAATIEVEITPNITVESETTGSGRSGVGVEWEFDY
- a CDS encoding DUF1330 domain-containing protein produces the protein MSAYFIMMHEVADVERYKSEYIPAAIEFLEKHKGELVATDLAAEAVQGNPPNAVVVLRFPSKEAVHDFLNDPGYQAAKAVRMELSRNANAVIIPGP
- a CDS encoding DUF1329 domain-containing protein; protein product: MYEGTTPKPLLLVGSLLISFALTANLNAAGANEAGGELEEFTVISAENFDSLRERTFEGHKVADLIPERLAWQIKDHGLKITVKKSEPGGLPYDPRILEATAKYSGAVSLDPETYEMSGYKAGIPFPDVDMNDPLAPVKVIYNYQYAQPRGDHFICPFTYVLIDGESGVNRIQEWRFNRYYMTGRVTGGPPVMGDGEVFHRSIFQATAPHDIKGLGFYAIHYNGPRLEDTWAYIRTVRRVRRLSGGAWIDPIGSTDLLQDDVETWNAHPAWYSRYKLLGKKFVLAPANSQGHLPDLNDRWAWRPGAEGLDAQFPRLQWETAPHWNPKDVYEVREVYLTEAIPPEFHPYSKRTNWFDANNWRPYYGEGYDKKGEFWKWLHFASKAYESQDGWVNPATGRPAIYMFSAWGVASDWQRRHATMFNVGAGCAINPPNVDQESVSLAELEAGGS
- a CDS encoding glutathione S-transferase family protein, with protein sequence MLKLYYVPAETDPVGGARNAAKIEIALSELGEQRERVDLDREKDLRPKDSWYRKTINPNGLVPAIDDDGFVLWDSVAILRYLGDTRGKIFPEDPREKALVQQWLSWEAEDYNSDMINLFYLNATEAATDPTAFPTVIVGTKDSPEAQKAARQKYAYRMEMLERELTENPFIAGEFSAADIALACHVVLSPLMDFDLRPYAHVRDWLHRLSERRSFQADRIFSNDFQAGRKTGLL
- a CDS encoding aromatic ring-hydroxylating dioxygenase subunit alpha, which codes for MSEAMKLVSKDRSQFVTGHDLGSQTIPVDHYVSENFFELEKEAIWKDSWLWVGRASDIPEPGNFFVFEFDLLHSAVIVIRGKDGQVRAFHNSCRHRGSPVLFENEGSRKYLRCSFHGWVYDLDGTLVNVPLEEQFENLDKSCLGLKEVRLGIWGGWVFINFNPSPEYSLDEWLEPLPAALREYFANETWYWRAGYKEIFKCNWKILVDNQIEGYHVNSLHRPTITGVFSPGDMQTLAFPNSLGVGGKLEWCMPSDEAGRIKQTPVAELAVKYGKDAPYTDKDKASSHKVAADKYPGALNRKGRSDWIFDDWSLFPNTVIFPQRDHMWIQRVWPLSAHETAWEWDWWFCSKPPENFGERFSWEQAYLTLRNITTEDVSTVEGMQRTYLSGAVDGQILSAVETSVRGFQNRVFEAVESYKQRSGLTGAAPGTGATE